In the genome of Bacillus thuringiensis, the window GCTTTTTTTGTCGAAAACCCTATCTCATATACAAACGACGTTTTTAGGTTTTAAAATACGTTTCGTATAAATATACATTTTATATTTATTAGGTTGTACATTTGTTGCGCAACCTTATTCTTTTACCATCTTAGTAAAGGAGGGACACCTTTGGAAAATATCTCTGATTTATGGAATAGTGCCTTAAAAGAATTAGAAAAAAAGGTAAGCAAACCTAGTTATGAAACATGGTTAAAATCAACAACGGCTCATAACTTGAAGAAAGACGTATTAACGATTACAGCTCCAAATGAATTTGCTCGTGACTGGCTAGAATCTCATTACTCAGAACTAATTTCAGAAACACTATACGATTTAACAGGGGCAAAATTAGCAATCCGCTTTATTATTCCCCAAAGTCAAGCTGAAGAGGACATTGATCTTCCTCCAGTTAAGCGGAATCCAGCACAAGATGATTCGGCTCATTTACCACAGAGCATGTTAAATCCAAAATATACATTTGATACATTTGTTATTGGCTCTGGTAACCGTTTTGCCCATGCAGCTTCATTAGCTGTAGCCGAGGCGCCAGCTAAAGCGTATAATCCACTCTTTATTTACGGGGGAGTTGGGCTTGGAAAGACGCATTTAATGCACGCGATTGGTCATTATGTAATTGAACATAATCCAAATGCAAAAGTTGTATATTTATCATCAGAAAAATTCACTAATGAATTTATTAACTCTATTCGTGATAATAAAGCTGTTGATTTTCGTAATAAATATCGCAACGTAGATGTTTTACTGATAGATGATATTCAATTTCTTGCTGGAAAAGAACAAACTCAGGAAGAGTTTTTCCATACATTTAATGCATTACACGAAGAAAGTAAACAAATTGTAATTTCTAGTGATCGACCACCAAAAGAAATTCCAACCTTAGAAGATCGTCTTCGTTCTCGCTTTGAATGGGGACTTATTACAGATATTACGCCGCCAGATTTAGAGACACGAATTGCAATTTTACGCAAAAAAGCAAAAGCTGAAGGACTTGATATACCAAATGAAGTTATGCTTTATATCGCAAATCAAATTGATTCAAATATTCGTGAATTAGAAGGTGCACTTATCCGAGTTGTAGCTTATTCATCTTTAATTAATAAAGATATTAATGCTGATTTAGCAGCTGAAGCACTTAAAGATATTATTCCAAATTCTAAGCCGAAAATTATCTCTATTTATGATATTCAAAAAGCTGTCGGAGACGTTTATCAAGTGAAATTAGAAGATTTTAAAGCGAAAAAACGTACAAAATCAGTTGCGTTTCCTCGCCAAATTGCAATGTATTTATCACGCGAACTTACGGATTCCTCTTTACCAAAAATAGGTGAAGAATTTGGTGGACGTGATCATACAACAGTTATCCATGCCCATGAAAAAATTTCTAAACTACTAAAAACCGATACACAATTACAAAAGCAAGTTGAAGAAATTAATGGTATTTTAAAGTAGTAGCTGAATAGTGTGAATAACTTACCTTGTTTTACGCACAGTCTATCCACATGTAGATAGACTGTTTTTACATCCTTCAAAGGGGTTATCCACATATCCACAAGCCCTATTACTATTACTACTATTTTTTATCTTTATTAATTAAATAAAATCTTATACTTACCGGAGGTTTTTCTTTATGCGTTTTACAATACAAAAAGACTATCTTGTAAGAGGTGTACAAGATGTAATGAAGGCCGTTTCTTCTCGTACAACAATCCCCATCCTTACAGGAATTAAAGTTGTAGCTACTGAAGAAGGGGTTACATTAACAGGAAGCGATGCTGATATTTCTATTGAATCGTTTATTCCAGTCGAAGAAGATGGAAAAGAAATTGTAGAAATAGCTCAATCAGGAAGCATTGTTTTACAAGCAAAATATTTTAGTGAGATTGTAAAAAAACTACCTAGAGATACTGTCGAAATTTCTGTGGAAAATCATTTTATGACAAAAATAAAATCTGGAAAATCAGAGTTTAACTTAAATGGTTTAGATTCTGCAGAATATCCGTTATTACCACAGATTGAAGAACATCATGTATTTAAGATACCAACAGATTTACTTAAGCATATGATCAGACAAACTGTATTTGCAGTTTCTACTTCTGAAACAAGACCGATCTTGACAGGTGTAAACTGGAAGGTATATAACAGCGAGTTAACTTGTATTGCAACAGATAGTCATAGACTGGCACTTCGAAAAGCAAAAATCGAAGGACATAATATTGCAGATGAATTTCAAGCTAATGTTGTTATCCCAGGTAAGAGCTTAAATGAATTAAGTAAGATTCTAGATGAGTCTGAAGAAATGGTGGATATTGTTATTACGGAGTATCAAGTATTATTCCGTACAAAGCATTTATTATTCTTCTCAAGATTGTTAGAAGGAAATTATCCAGATACGACACGTTTAATTCCAGCAGAGAGTAAAACGGATATTTTTGTGAATACAAAAGAATTCCTACAAGCAATTGATCGTGCTTCACTATTAGCGAGAGATGGCCGCAATAACGTTGTCAAATTATCAACTTTAGAGCAAGAAATGCTAGAGATTTCTTCGAATTCACCAGAAATCGGAAAAGTTGTCGAAGAAGTACAATGTGAAAAAGTAGATGGAGAAGAGTTAAAAATATCTTTTAGTGCAAAATATATGATGGATGCATTGAAAGCTTTGGATAGTACAGAGATTAAAGTTAGTTTTACTGGGGCGATGAGACCGTTCTTAATTCGTACAGTAAATGATGATTCAATTATTCAATTAATTTTACCGGTTCGTACTTACTAGGTAAGGAATAAGGGTTGCTAGTTTAAAGATGCTAGTGGCCCTTATTTGATTTTTGGGTATTACTTTCCTAATGTTAGTTTATTTAGTACAATGAAAGAATGAACACTTTCAGAAAGTGAGCGATTTTATGAAACATATTAAAATTTCAACAGAGTATATTACACTAGGACAATTTTTAAAGTTAGCTGATGTAATTGATACAGGTGGCGCTGTAAAATGGTTTTTACAAGAATATGAAGTGTACGTGAACAACGAACTTGAAAATAGAAGAGGTCGCAAACTATATGCGAATGATGTTATTGAAATTCCAGGAAGCGGAACTTTCCAAGTTCAGGCATAAAGGGGGAGCCCTTTGTTTATTTCAGAAATACAATTAAAAAACTATCGCAATTATGAAAAATTAGAGCTTTCCTTTGAAGATAAGGTAAATGTAATTATCGGCGAAAATGCACAAGGGAAAACAAACTTGATGGAAGCTATTTATGTTTTAGCGATGGCGAAATCTCATAGAACCTCTAATGATCGCGAACTTATCCGTTGGGATGAAGATTTTGGTCAAATTAAAGGGAAATTACAAAAAAGAAACAGTTCTTTGTCTTTGGAATTAAATATTTCGAAAAAAGGTAAAAAGGCAAAATTAAATCAACTTGAACAACAAAAGTTAAGCCAGTACATTGGCGTGATGAACGTTGTCATGTTTGCCCCAGAAGATTTAAATCTTGTAAAAGGAAGCCCTCAAGTAAGAAGACGCTTTTTAGATATGGAATTAGGACAAATAGCTCCTGTGTATTTGTATGAATTAAGTCAATATCAAAAGGTGCTCACGCAACGAAATCACTTGTTGAAAAAGATGCAAGGGAATAGTAAGAATGAGGAAACGATGTTGGATGTATTTACACTTCAACTAATTGAGCATGGTGCAAAAATACTACAAAAACGTTTTGAATTTTTGCATTTGCTACAGGAATGGGCAGCTCCAATTCATCGCGGTATAAGCCGTGGATTAGAAGAGTTAGAAATTGTCTATAAACCAAGTGTAGATGTATCAGAATCAATGGATTTGTCGAAAATAAAAGAAGTATACTATGAAAGTTTTCAATCTGTGAAACAACGTGAGATTTTCCGTGGTACGACTTTAATTGGTCCTCATCGTGATGATTTACAATTCTTCGTTAATAGTAAAAATGTTCAAGTCTTTGGTTCGCAAGGACAACAACGAACGACCGCACTATCCCTAAAATTAGCTGAAATTGAATTAATTTATTCAGAGGTTAAAGAATATCCAATCCTTTTGCTGGATGATGTTTTATCAGAATTAGACGATTATCGTCAATCACATCTGTTAAATACAATTCAAGGAAAGGTGCAAACATTTGTTACAACGACGAGTGTCGACGGAATTGAACACGAAACATTAAAAGATGCGAAAACAATTCATGTAACGAACGGCACGGTAGATTGTGAAATAGATAGGGCATAAACCCCTGTTTAAATGGAAAAGTAGGTGATCTTTGTGTCAATGGAACAAAAACAAATGCAAGAAAATGCATATGATGAGAGTCAGATACAGGTACTTGAAGGACTAGAGGCAGTTCGGAAACGTCCGGGTATGTATATTGGATCTACGAGTGGAAAGGGACTTCACCACCTTGTATGGGAGATTGTTGATAATAGTATCGATGAAGCATTAGCAGGATATTGCGATGAAATTAACGTTAGTATCGAAGAAGATAATAGTATTCTTGTAACGGATAATGGACGTGGTATTCCAGTTGGTATACAAGAAAAAATGGGACGTCCTGCAGTAGAGGTTATTATGACTGTCCTCCACGCTGGTGGTAAATTTGGCGGTGGCGGTTATAAAGTTTCTGGTGGTTTGCACGGTGTTGGTGCATCTGTTGTAAATGCCTTATCAACAGAATTAGAAGTATTTGTACATCGTGATGGCAAAATCCATTACCAAAAATACGAAAGAGGTATTCCGGTTGCAGATTTAAAAGTCATTGGTGATACAGATAAGACTGGAACAATAACTCGCTTTAAACCGGATCCAGAAATTTTTAAAGAGACGACAGAATATGAATTCGATACGCTAGCGACTCGTATGCGTGAGTTGGCGTTTTTAAATCGTAATATTAAATTAACAATTGAAGATAAACGTGAACATAAGCAAAAGAAAGAGTTCCACTATGAAGGTGGAATTAAATCATATGTTGAACATTTAAATCGTTCAAAACAACCAATTCATGAAGAGCCTGTATATGTAGAAGGTTCAAAAGATGGTATTCAAGTTGAAGTTGCACTTCAATATAACGAAGGATATACAAATCATATTTACTCATTTACAAATAATATTCATACGTATGAAGGTGGTACACATGAGGTAGGATTTAAAACTGCCTTAACACGTGTGATTAACGATTATGGTCGTAAAAATAACATTTTAAAAGATGCGGATAGTAATTTGACTGGTGAAGATGTTCGTGAAGGTTTAACAGCAATCGTGTCAATTAAACATCCAAATCCACAATTCGAAGGGCAAACGAAGACGAAACTTGGAAATAGTGAAGCGAGAACGATTACTGAGTCGGTATTCTCTGAGGCTTTTGAAAAATTCTTACTGGAAAATCCCAATGTTGCACGTAAGGTTGTAGATAAAGGAACGATGGCAGCACGTGCGCGTGTAGCAGCTAAAAAGGCTCGTGAACTAACTCGCCGAAAGAGTGCTTTAGAAGTTTCAAGTTTACCAGGGAAATTGGCAGATTGTTCTTCTAAAGATCCAGCAATTAGTGAAATTTATATCGTAGAGGGTGACTCTGCGGGTGGATCTGCAAAACAAGGACGCGATCGTCATTTTCAAGCGATTTTACCGCTGAAAGGTAAAATTATTAATGTTGAAAAGGCACGCTTAGATAAGATTTTATCAAATGATGAAGTTCGTACAATTATTACGGCGATCGGTACAAATATTGGTGGAGACTTCGATATTGAAAAAGCACGCTATCATAAAGTTATTATTATGACCGATGCTGATGTTGATGGTGCGCATATTCGTACCCTATTATTAACGTTCTTCTATCGTTATATGCGTCAAATAATTGAGTGTGGATATATATATATCGCACAGCCACCTTTGTTTAAAGTGCAACAAGGTAAAAAAATTCAATATGCTTATAATGATAAGGAACTTGAAAAAATATTAGCTGAGCTACCAGCCCAGCCGAAACCAGGAATTCAACGTTATAAAGGTCTTGGAGAGATGAATCCAACTCAGCTATGGGAAACGACAATGGATCCAGAAGTACGTTCGTTACTTCAAGTTTCTCTTCAAGATGCAATAGAAGCAGACGAAACATTTGAAATTTTAATGGGTGATAAAGTGGAACCACGTCGTAACTTTATCCAAGAGAATGCAAAATACGTGAAAAACCTTGATATTTAAATGAGTAATGACAGGAATCTAAGTATTCCTGTCTTCTACATATAAATCAATGTATGTGTAACGGAAACGTAAGAGGAGGTGCTCGTTGATGTCAGACAATCAACAACAAGCACGAATTCGAGAAATTAATATTAGTCATGAAATGCGTACCTCATTTTTAGATTACGCAATGAGTGTTATCGTATCTCGTGCATTACCAGATGTTCGTGATGGATTAAAACCTGTGCATCGTAGGGTTTTATATGCGATGAATGATTTAGGAATTACAGCTGATAAAGCGTATAAGAAATCAGCACGTATTGTCGGTGAAGTAATTGGTAAGTATCACCCTCATGGTGATTCAGCCGTTTATGAAACAATGGTACGTATGGCGCAAGATTTCAGTCAACGTTATATGCTTGTAGATGGGCATGGTAACTTCGGTTCTGTAGATGGAGATTCAGCAGCGGCAATGCGTTATACAGAGGCAAGAATGTCTAAGATTTCTATGGAATTAATACGTGATATTTCAAAAAATACAATTGATTATCAAGATAACTACGATGGTTCGGAAAGAGAGCCGATTGTATTACCAGCGCGTTTCCCTAATTTATTAGTAAACGGTACGACAGGTATTGCAGTTGGTATGGCAACGAACATTCCGCCGCATCAACTTGGCGAAGTAATTGATGGTGTGTTGGCATTAAGCCATAACCCGGATATCACTATCGCGGAATTAATGGAATATATTCCTGGGCCAGACTTCCCGACATCAGGTTTAATCTTAGGGCGAAGTGGCATCCGTAGAGCTTATGAAACAGGACGAGGTTCTATTATGCTTCGTGCCAAAGTTGAAATTGAAGAGAAATCAAATGGTAAACAATCTATTATCGTAACGGAACTGCCTTATCAAGTTAATAAGGCACGATTAATTGAAAAAATCGCAGAATTAGTTCGCGATAAGAAAATTGAAGGCATTACAGATTTACGTGATGAATCAGACCGAAATGGTATGCGTATTGTCATGGAA includes:
- the yaaA gene encoding S4 domain-containing protein YaaA, encoding MKHIKISTEYITLGQFLKLADVIDTGGAVKWFLQEYEVYVNNELENRRGRKLYANDVIEIPGSGTFQVQA
- the dnaN gene encoding DNA polymerase III subunit beta yields the protein MRFTIQKDYLVRGVQDVMKAVSSRTTIPILTGIKVVATEEGVTLTGSDADISIESFIPVEEDGKEIVEIAQSGSIVLQAKYFSEIVKKLPRDTVEISVENHFMTKIKSGKSEFNLNGLDSAEYPLLPQIEEHHVFKIPTDLLKHMIRQTVFAVSTSETRPILTGVNWKVYNSELTCIATDSHRLALRKAKIEGHNIADEFQANVVIPGKSLNELSKILDESEEMVDIVITEYQVLFRTKHLLFFSRLLEGNYPDTTRLIPAESKTDIFVNTKEFLQAIDRASLLARDGRNNVVKLSTLEQEMLEISSNSPEIGKVVEEVQCEKVDGEELKISFSAKYMMDALKALDSTEIKVSFTGAMRPFLIRTVNDDSIIQLILPVRTY
- the gyrB gene encoding DNA topoisomerase (ATP-hydrolyzing) subunit B: MEQKQMQENAYDESQIQVLEGLEAVRKRPGMYIGSTSGKGLHHLVWEIVDNSIDEALAGYCDEINVSIEEDNSILVTDNGRGIPVGIQEKMGRPAVEVIMTVLHAGGKFGGGGYKVSGGLHGVGASVVNALSTELEVFVHRDGKIHYQKYERGIPVADLKVIGDTDKTGTITRFKPDPEIFKETTEYEFDTLATRMRELAFLNRNIKLTIEDKREHKQKKEFHYEGGIKSYVEHLNRSKQPIHEEPVYVEGSKDGIQVEVALQYNEGYTNHIYSFTNNIHTYEGGTHEVGFKTALTRVINDYGRKNNILKDADSNLTGEDVREGLTAIVSIKHPNPQFEGQTKTKLGNSEARTITESVFSEAFEKFLLENPNVARKVVDKGTMAARARVAAKKARELTRRKSALEVSSLPGKLADCSSKDPAISEIYIVEGDSAGGSAKQGRDRHFQAILPLKGKIINVEKARLDKILSNDEVRTIITAIGTNIGGDFDIEKARYHKVIIMTDADVDGAHIRTLLLTFFYRYMRQIIECGYIYIAQPPLFKVQQGKKIQYAYNDKELEKILAELPAQPKPGIQRYKGLGEMNPTQLWETTMDPEVRSLLQVSLQDAIEADETFEILMGDKVEPRRNFIQENAKYVKNLDI
- the dnaA gene encoding chromosomal replication initiator protein DnaA, whose amino-acid sequence is MENISDLWNSALKELEKKVSKPSYETWLKSTTAHNLKKDVLTITAPNEFARDWLESHYSELISETLYDLTGAKLAIRFIIPQSQAEEDIDLPPVKRNPAQDDSAHLPQSMLNPKYTFDTFVIGSGNRFAHAASLAVAEAPAKAYNPLFIYGGVGLGKTHLMHAIGHYVIEHNPNAKVVYLSSEKFTNEFINSIRDNKAVDFRNKYRNVDVLLIDDIQFLAGKEQTQEEFFHTFNALHEESKQIVISSDRPPKEIPTLEDRLRSRFEWGLITDITPPDLETRIAILRKKAKAEGLDIPNEVMLYIANQIDSNIRELEGALIRVVAYSSLINKDINADLAAEALKDIIPNSKPKIISIYDIQKAVGDVYQVKLEDFKAKKRTKSVAFPRQIAMYLSRELTDSSLPKIGEEFGGRDHTTVIHAHEKISKLLKTDTQLQKQVEEINGILK
- the recF gene encoding DNA replication/repair protein RecF (All proteins in this family for which functions are known are DNA-binding proteins that assist the filamentation of RecA onto DNA for the initiation of recombination or recombinational repair.) — translated: MFISEIQLKNYRNYEKLELSFEDKVNVIIGENAQGKTNLMEAIYVLAMAKSHRTSNDRELIRWDEDFGQIKGKLQKRNSSLSLELNISKKGKKAKLNQLEQQKLSQYIGVMNVVMFAPEDLNLVKGSPQVRRRFLDMELGQIAPVYLYELSQYQKVLTQRNHLLKKMQGNSKNEETMLDVFTLQLIEHGAKILQKRFEFLHLLQEWAAPIHRGISRGLEELEIVYKPSVDVSESMDLSKIKEVYYESFQSVKQREIFRGTTLIGPHRDDLQFFVNSKNVQVFGSQGQQRTTALSLKLAEIELIYSEVKEYPILLLDDVLSELDDYRQSHLLNTIQGKVQTFVTTTSVDGIEHETLKDAKTIHVTNGTVDCEIDRA